Genomic window (Candidatus Nealsonbacteria bacterium):
ACAGTTTCGGATATAAGACAAGTGCTCCAGCTAGAGCAACTTTTTTTTTCTCACCTCCTGATAAATAATGAATTAACTTATCCTGAAGCTTTTCTATCTTCATTTCTTCCATTATTCCATTAACTCTTTTTGATATTTCATCTTCGCTAAATCCGTAATTTATTAAAGAAAAAGCGATGTCATCAAAAACAGTTGGTCCAATCATTTGATCTTCCGCCCTTTGAACAACGACGCCTACCTTTCTTTGAATATCATTAAAGTTATCGGCCGGATCTATTCCGAAAACGTCAACACTTCCCTCAGTAGGTCGCAATAATCCTATAATATGCATCAAGAAAGTGCTCTTGCCTGAACCATTTGAACCAATTAAAGCGATATTCTCGGCCTCTCTGACTATGAAATCAAGACCACATATGGACACTTCTGTTTTATCGGGATATCTATGCTTAATACATTTTACCGAAACAATTTCTTTGTTTTTCATAAAATTAAACTAGATAATATAAATATCACTATCCCCCAAGAAATTACTATAACATCGAGGTAGCTAAACTTCTCTTTCGTACGTGAGTATATTCTTCCATTATATCCCCTAATCAACAAAAGGCCATACATCTTCTCTCCCCTTTCAATAAGAGAAATAAGAATAGCCCCTATCAACTTACCAACATTTATAACAGATCTGACTAGCCCACCCGATGTCCCTCCCCTAACTTTCATCATTTGAAAGCGTGTTTCTATTTCTTCTATAATTAAAAAGAAGTAACGGTAGGTCAAAAGAAACATACTAGAAAAGAAGGAAGATAATCTACTAATTTTTGAAAAAACCAAAGAGTAAGGAGTAATGCAAAAAAATAGCATTACTGCAAAAGCTATAATTAAGGCCCTAAAAAGAGTAATAAGAGGAAGCCATCCTTGATTTATTTGAGAAAGAGCAAAAATTGAAGTAAAAATGATTGGATAAAAAGACCACTTCCCAATCATCTTTAATGGTATTTTTGAAATAAGAGAAATAATTATCAAATTCAAAAAAACAAATAAGAAAACATGAAATGATTTTGAAGAAATTACTGATAGAAAAATAAGAAGAAGAAGAACCGCCTTAGATAAAACGGTTCTTCTATGAAAAAAACTGTTAATACTATTAGAATAATAATCAATTAAATAAACCTCACTCATTTAATAAGTTCCGGCCTAGTTTTATCGATATGCTTTATTCCAACAAAAGTAACAATGCTTTCTATCGCAGCCCCCCATAATACAAAAGGCAAGGATAAGCTTAAAAAGATAAGAAGTGATATTTCATCATGATGTTCTTCGTCATAATACTTTTCTTCATAATGATCATGATCATCAAAGAAAAATTTATCAACCTCTAAATTGGCTGCCAAAACTATTCCGAGCGTTAAGAAGAAAGAAAGGAGTATAGCTAAAAAAGTAGTTAATCCTCCTCTAAGAGATTTATCCTTAAGTAACTGTTTGAGTACCCCGAAAAGAGCAATGCCAATAATTGCCTGTGCCCAAAGAATCAAGGTATTTAGTCCAATTATTGACAATCCACCGTGTGCAAACGAAGCTAAAATAAAATTGACTAAAAACGATATTACAAGAGACCAATGAATTCCCATTATTATTCCAACAAAGACCATCATATTAATGTGCGCTGGGATGCCTAAGGGAACAGACATTAAAAGAACAACCAAAGCCGTAAGTATGGCCGCGAGGGGCATTCTTCTGAGATCGCTTTTTAATCTTATAGCCGAAATTGAAAGGAACACTAAGGTTATGGCAAAGCCCAACACCCATAACCAAATTGGGAGAACTCCGTCTGGAATGTGTATATGCATGATATATTAATTATTTTAATTATTTAGCAAATTCTATCACCCGACTTTCCCTTATTACATTAACCTTTATCTCTCCTGGATACTTTAATTCTTCTTGTATTCTTTTTGCCACACCTCTTGCAATATTTCTTGCCTGAAGATCGTTTACTTGATTAGGTCTAACAAACACTCTAATTTCTCTACCCGCTGCTATGGCATAACTCTTCTCTACTCCCTCAAAGGAATTAGCAATATCTTCTAGCTCTGCTAATCTCTTAAGGTAGTTTTCTAAATTATCCTTTCTAGCACCTGGCCGAGCTCCGGATATAGCATCGGCTGTTTGAACGATAATTGATTCTATTGTTTCATAAGGATGCTCTTCATGATGAGATCTCACGGCCTTAATGACATCGGGCTCAACACTAAATTTTTCTAAAATCTTAGCTCCAATTTCTGTATGAGATCCTTCTACTTGATGATCTATGGCTTTACCAATATCATGAAGTAATCCGGCTTTTTTAGCGATCATAACATTAGCTCCAATTTCTGCTGCCAAAGATCCTGCCAAGAAACTAGCCTCAACCGAATGAAGTAATGCATTCTGTCCATAACTGGTTCTAAATCTTAACCTTCCAATTAGTTGAACAAGCTTAGGGTCTAATCCCACAACACCCGTTTCATAAACTGCTAATTCTCCCGCTTCTTTAATTTGCTTTTGTATTTCTGTTTCAGCCCAAATAACAGTCTCCTCTATTCTGGCTGGCTGAATTCTTCCATCTCTTATCAGCTTTTCTAAAGCAATCTTAGCAATATGTCTTCTTACTGGATCAAACCCAGAGATTACAACGGCCTCAGGAGTATCGTCGACAATAATTTCAACACCAGTTAATTTTTCAAGAGTTTTAATGTTTCTTCCTTCTTTCCCGATTATCCTTCCCTTCACTTCATCACTGGGAAGACTAACCGTTGTTGTTGTAATTTCTTGTGTTTGAGCAACTGCACACTTTTGAATAACCAAAGAAACTATCTCTTTGGCTTTCTCTTCGTATTTTTCCCAACCCTCTTTTTCAATTTCTCTTATCTTCGCCATCACTTCTTCGCTATTCTCTTTTTCTACCTTAGCGATAATTTCTTTCTTTGCGTCTTCAGCAGATATTTGAGCGACCTCTTCTAACTTCTTAGCTGCTTCTAAATGAAGTTGTTCTATATTTCCTTTAATTACTTTCAGTTTTTCTACTTTCTCATTGAAATCTTTTTCTTTCTTCTCATAATCAACATGTTTTTGATCTAGGGTATTTTCACGCTTAAGAAGAATTTTTTCTCTTCTTATTATT
Coding sequences:
- a CDS encoding energy-coupling factor ABC transporter ATP-binding protein, yielding MKNKEIVSVKCIKHRYPDKTEVSICGLDFIVREAENIALIGSNGSGKSTFLMHIIGLLRPTEGSVDVFGIDPADNFNDIQRKVGVVVQRAEDQMIGPTVFDDIAFSLINYGFSEDEISKRVNGIMEEMKIEKLQDKLIHYLSGGEKKKVALAGALVLYPKLLILDEVLSGIDIESVDLILGILDRFNKEYKTAIIMATNEIEIVEKFSQKVYLLDKGEIVFSGPFKDLVKKYNNYTVCKH
- a CDS encoding CbiQ family ECF transporter T component; translated protein: MSEVYLIDYYSNSINSFFHRRTVLSKAVLLLLIFLSVISSKSFHVFLFVFLNLIIISLISKIPLKMIGKWSFYPIIFTSIFALSQINQGWLPLITLFRALIIAFAVMLFFCITPYSLVFSKISRLSSFFSSMFLLTYRYFFLIIEEIETRFQMMKVRGGTSGGLVRSVINVGKLIGAILISLIERGEKMYGLLLIRGYNGRIYSRTKEKFSYLDVIVISWGIVIFILSSLIL
- a CDS encoding energy-coupling factor ABC transporter permease, which translates into the protein MHIHIPDGVLPIWLWVLGFAITLVFLSISAIRLKSDLRRMPLAAILTALVVLLMSVPLGIPAHINMMVFVGIIMGIHWSLVISFLVNFILASFAHGGLSIIGLNTLILWAQAIIGIALFGVLKQLLKDKSLRGGLTTFLAILLSFFLTLGIVLAANLEVDKFFFDDHDHYEEKYYDEEHHDEISLLIFLSLSLPFVLWGAAIESIVTFVGIKHIDKTRPELIK
- the rny gene encoding ribonuclease Y produces the protein MSEIIPIVVGAVSLMIGSIFGYYVRQSLAKRNYETIEAKLQKKVKRAREEAENIITQASEKASQLIQESKREIDERNIEIIRREKILLKRENTLDQKHVDYEKKEKDFNEKVEKLKVIKGNIEQLHLEAAKKLEEVAQISAEDAKKEIIAKVEKENSEEVMAKIREIEKEGWEKYEEKAKEIVSLVIQKCAVAQTQEITTTTVSLPSDEVKGRIIGKEGRNIKTLEKLTGVEIIVDDTPEAVVISGFDPVRRHIAKIALEKLIRDGRIQPARIEETVIWAETEIQKQIKEAGELAVYETGVVGLDPKLVQLIGRLRFRTSYGQNALLHSVEASFLAGSLAAEIGANVMIAKKAGLLHDIGKAIDHQVEGSHTEIGAKILEKFSVEPDVIKAVRSHHEEHPYETIESIIVQTADAISGARPGARKDNLENYLKRLAELEDIANSFEGVEKSYAIAAGREIRVFVRPNQVNDLQARNIARGVAKRIQEELKYPGEIKVNVIRESRVIEFAK